A stretch of Vigna angularis cultivar LongXiaoDou No.4 chromosome 4, ASM1680809v1, whole genome shotgun sequence DNA encodes these proteins:
- the LOC108331289 gene encoding chorismate mutase 2-like: protein MDALEFRCKECHKRAEAQYTLDSVRASLARQEDTIIFALIERAKFPLNPQCYTRPIVSEGYCGPMFDALLLKTEAILSKAGRYINPEENPFYPENLPPSAAPDYPFSEFLQGAGASINTNEEISTMYFRHLIPMFLKSGHDGNHAQTALADITLLQAISKRIHYGKFVAEVKFRESPKIYEPLIRAKDREALMNELRSESVEERVVKRVERKASVFGQQVSLEYDVSGDTYMINSVASKLYKKYLIPKTTDVQVEYLLKRLD, encoded by the exons ATGGATGCCTTAGAATTCCG TTGTAAGGAGTGTCACAAAAGGGCGGAAGCACAGTACACACTAGATTCAGTAAGAGCGTCTTTGGCTAGACAAGAAGACACCATCATATTTGCTTTGATTGAAAGAGCCAAGTTTCCTTTGAATCCTCAATGCTACACTCGGCCTATCGTTTCAGAAGGATATTGCGGTCCAATGTTTGACGCCCTCTTACTCAAAACAGAGGCCATTCTATCCAAG GCAGGTAGATACATTAATCCTGAAGAAAATCCGTTCTACCCAGAAAATTTACCACCCTCGGCTGCACCAGATTACCCCTTTTCAGAG TTTTTGCAAGGTGCAGGTGCTTCAATTAACACAAACGAAGAAATTAGTACAATGTACTTTCGTCATCTGATTCCAATGTTCCTTAAATCTGGTCACGATGGCAACCATGCACAAACTGCTTTAGCCGATATTACGTTGTTGCAG GCCATCTCAAAGAGGATTCATTATGGAAAATTTGTTGCTGAGGTCAAATTCAGAGAATCTCCTAAAATTTACGAGCCTTTAATTCGTGCCAAG GACAGGGAAGCATTGATGAACGAATTGAGATCTGAGAGTGTTGAAGAGAGGGTGGTGAAGAGGGTTGAAAGGAAGGCCTCGGTGTTTGGGCAGCAAGTGAGCCTTGAATATGATGTCTCGGGAGATACATACATGATTAATTCAGTGGCTTCTAAGTTGTACAAGAAATATTTGATTCCAAAGACAACAGATGTTCAAGTCGAATACTTACTAAAACGCCTCGATTGA
- the LOC108330509 gene encoding chorismate mutase 2-like yields MDPSELRCKECYKKARTHYTRDSVRACLARLEDIIIFALFERVKFPLNPPTYDLFDGFVRETEALQFQAYRYDNPEENPFFPENLPATPFPFPEFLQGSGASININKEIWEMYFRELLPKFVKCGDDGNYAQTAFVDLKLLQAISKMIHYGKFCGEVKFREGRSVYELYIRAKNRKALMRMSTIDSIENMVKGRVERKVMVFGREVSQEHDFKGEVSILYEKWLIPLTKKVETEYLLKRLD; encoded by the exons ATGGATCCGTCAGAATTACG TTGTAAGGAGTGTTACAAAAAGGCGAGAACACACTACACACGAGATTCAGTAAGAGCGTGTTTGGCTAGACTAGAAGACATCATCATATTTGCTTTGTTTGAAAGAGTCAAATTTCCTTTGAATCCCCCAACGTACGATCTGTTTGACGGCTTCGTTCGTGAAACAGAGGCCCTTCAATTCCAG GCATATAGATACGATAATCCTGAAGAAAATCCGTTCTTCCCAGAAAATTTACCTGCAACACCGTTTCCCTTTCCAGAG tttttgcaaGGTTCAGGTGCTTCGATTAACATAAATAAGGAAATTTGGGAAATGTACTTTCGTGAGCTACTTCCAAAGTTTGTTAAATGCGGTGATGATGGCAACTATGCGCAAACTGCTTTTGTCGATCTTAAGTTGTTGCAG GCCATCTCGAAAATGATTCATTATGGAAAATTTTGTGGTGAGGTCAAATTTAGAGAAGGTCGTTCAGTCTACGAACTTTATATTCGTGCCAAG AACAGGAAAGCATTGATGAGAATGTCAACAATTGATAGCATTGAAAATATGGTGAAGGGGAGGGTTGAAAGGAAAGTCATGGTGTTTGGGCGGGAAGTGAGCCAAGAACATGATTTCAAGGGAGAGGTTTCTATCTTATACGAGAAATGGTTAATTCCACTCACAAAAAAGGTTGAAACCGAATACTTACTAAAACGCCTCGATTGA